The genomic window ACTGGGGTCCCGGCCCAGCAGCGTGCCCTGGCCTTCGAGAAGGGCAGCGTTCTCTTCAACATCGGCGCCCTCCACACGCAGATTGGGGCGCGCCAGAACCGCTCCTGCGCCGAGGGTGCCCACCGCGCTGTGGAGGCCTTCCAGAGGGCCGCTGGTGAGGGCGGCCCGGGCCGCGGGGCGGCAGGGTGTGGTGCCAGGGTGTTGCAGAGCCCCTTCTGCAGGGCAGGAGCTGGGGGGTGGTTAGGACGTCAGTCCCTCAGGTAGGGGGGCTGAGCACATCGGGCCCGTGTGTGTCCCAGGAGCGGCCCTAGctggcctccctgagtgctgCATGGGGCAGAGATGGGCAGGTCAGGGCCCTGCCTGTGTGAGCACCCCTCCCTCCGCAGGgaccttcagcctcctgagggagAACTTCTCCCATGCGCCGAGCCCAGACATGAGCCCTGCGTCCCTCTGCGCACTGGAGCAGCTCATGATGGCCCAGGCCCAGGAATGTGTGTTTGAGGGTCTCTCACCCCCTGCCTCCATGGCCCCCCAAGACTGCCTGGCCCAGCTGCGCCTGGCGCAGGAGGCTGCCCAGGTGAGCTCGGGCACCCGTGTCAGGGTGCAGGGGGTGGGGCCGAGCTGGGGCCAGAGCCCAGGTCCAGGCAAGCGTGAGCTCTCCCGCCTCCTTCCTTGTGTGTCAGCCCCAAGCCGGCTGTTGTCCTGCTCCCTGGGGGGCTGGTCAGGAACCTGGGCGCCcaagcctctgcctccagggaaTGGCATGAAGCGGCAGGAACTGGGGTgccagggaggctgctgggatggTGGTCGGAGCGGGTGGAGGCTGGGTAGGGAGAGGCAGTCACCACCGGAGAGCGGGAGGCCCTCGCGTGCCTGCCATGTCCACCGGCAGGTGGCAGCCGAGTACAGACTAGTGCACCAGACCATGGCCCAGCCACCTGTCCACGACTACATGCCCGTCTCCTGGACTGCCCTGGTGCATGTCAAGGCCGAGTACTTCCGCTCCCTGGCCCACTACCACGTAGCCATGGCCCTCTGCGACGGCTCCCGTGAGTGCCCACCGCACTTGCCCATGATGCTGCAAAAGCCCCCCGCTCAGGGCTCATGGCCTCTCTGTCCCCCAGCAGCGACCGAGGGAGAGCTCCCCACACACGAGCAGGTCTTCCTCCAGCCCCCCACCTCCTGCAAGCCCCAAGGCCCTGTGCTGCCACAGGAGCTGGAGGAGCGCAGGCAGCTTGGTAAGGCGCCCATGGATGGAGGGCCCTGGGGGCTCAGGTGGTCACCAACAGTGGCAGGGTGTCCCCCACCACACTCACGCTGTTTGCCACCTGGTGTCCCCATGCTAACGAGTTGGGCCACCTACCTATCCCTGGATGCCCTGTGCCTGATGGGTGACGGTCCAGCACAGGGGCCCCAGGAGTGCTGGCAGCCTCTGAGCAGGAGGGAGACCCCTGGGAGCAGCTTGTCCCTGGCCCCTGCTCTGTGTGAGGCAGAGCCCTCCTGCACAGCCAGCTCCTCACCCCTGTGGCATACGCCTACAGCAAAAGTGGCTGTGATGAGCCCCACAGCCCTGGCTTTGCCCACTCCTTCTGCCACGTCCCAGGGCCCACAGGCCCACATGGTATGTGACGTCCCAGTGCCCCGCGTACAGGCAAGGCACACCTGAAGCGCGCCatcctggggcaggaggaggcgcTGCGGCTGCACGCCCTGTGCCGCGTCCTGCGAGAGGTGGACCTGCTGCGGGCTGTGGTCGCCCAGACGCTGCAGCGCTCACTGGCCAAGTACGCGGAGCTTGACCGTGAGGATGACTTCTGTGAGACTGCCGAGGCCCCAGACATCCAGCGTGAGCAGCCAGGGCCTGTGTGGGTGGCTGCATCCCCGGCCAGGGTGGGGGCCTTCGTCCTGGAGAAAGGGAGGCTGACGGCCTTAAAGATGCAATCGCCACGATGAATTCAACAGCAGTAGCACTTTCCAGGCCGCAATCTCAGGCCCACAGAGCTGCCGGGCCCTTCAGGGGCCTGGGGGATGGCCAcgcccctcagcccctccctccctgcaccGGCCTACCCTGAGGGGAAGCCCACAGACCCGGGACAGGCACACCTGGGACTTCAGGGAGGGATTCTGGGAGCCACTTGTGGCAGAGGAGGCTATGTGTTCAGGGCACCTGGGGCAGCTCCCCCCGCCATTGCAGTGCGGCCAGGCCAGGAGGTCAGCGGCAGGGCCTGTGTGCGCTCGGGGTCATGCCCTGCGCCCTGGAAAATCCCCGGGGCAGGTCTCCACAGGCTCCCAGCTTAGCTCTGCTCTTCCACCCTCTCAGCTAAGACCCACCAGAAGCCAGAGGCCAGGACGCCGCGCCTGTCCCCGGGGAAGGGGCCTGACATCTTCCATCGGCTGGTGAGCACACCTGTCCCCAGACACCCCCAGCACGGGCAGCTCGGGCTGCGTGGCTCTGACCAGCACGTGGCCTCAGGCCGTTGATGGCggtccagccctgcccacccTCCTTGTGGAACCCCACGGCGTCCCTCGGTGCACAGGTTGGATGGACGTGCTGATTAGGTGGGGTCTCCTCAGTGTATGACCCAGTTGGGCCTCTGACCTCTGAGCCCCCGCCAGGGGCCCCTGTCTGTGTTCTCAGCCAAGAACCGGTGGCGGCTGGCGGGGCCCGTCCACCTGACCCGAGGAGAGAGTGGCTTCGGCCTCACGCTGCGGGGAGACTCGCCTGTCCTCATCGCTGCTGTCGTTCCAGGGAGCCAGGCCGCGGTAAGGGCCCCACCGGCCCCCTGAGGCTGAGTCCCCAGTGCCAGGCAGGGTGTCCTGTCCCCGCCTCACCATCCAAGTCTCCCCACAGGCGGCCGGCCTGAAGGAGGGTGACTACATTGTGTCAGTGAACGGGCAGCCGTGCAGGTGGTGGAGACACGCAGAGGTGGTGGCGGAGCTGAAGGCTGCGGGAGAGGCGGGTGCCAGCCTGCAGGTGGTGTCAGTGCTGCCCAGCTCTAGGCTGCCCACCTTGGTGAGCCCTGGGGGCCCCGGAGGGGTGGTCCCCAGCCTGCTGTCCCCACCCTGGCCCTGGGCGTGCCCTGGATGCTTGAGCAGCATTGGGAAGGGGAGGTGGGGCTGCGGGTAACCCTCCCCGGGCCGCCTCCTGGGCAGGGGCCACCT from Macaca mulatta isolate MMU2019108-1 chromosome 8, T2T-MMU8v2.0, whole genome shotgun sequence includes these protein-coding regions:
- the RHPN1 gene encoding rhophilin-1 isoform X8, which gives rise to MILEERPDGAGAGEESPRLQGYDSLMQMQCGQLQSRRARIHQQIDKELQMRTGAENLYRATSNNRVRETVALELSYVNSNLQLLKEELEELSGGVDPGQHGSEAVTVPMIPLGLKETKELDWSTPLKELISVHFGEDGASYEAEIRELEALRQAMRTPSRNEAGLELLTAYYNQLCFLDARFLTPARSLGLFFHWYDSLTGVPAQQRALAFEKGSVLFNIGALHTQIGARQNRSCAEGAHRAVEAFQRAAGTFSLLRENFSHAPSPDMSPASLCALEQLMMAQAQECVFEGLSPPASMAPQDCLAQLRLAQEAAQVAAEYRLVHQTMAQPPVHDYMPVSWTALVHVKAEYFRSLAHYHVAMALCDGSPATEGELPTHEQVFLQPPTSCKPQGPVLPQELEERRQLGKAHLKRAILGQEEALRLHALCRVLREVDLLRAVVAQTLQRSLAKYAELDREDDFCETAEAPDIQPKTHQKPEARTPRLSPGKGPDIFHRLGPLSVFSAKNRWRLAGPVHLTRGESGFGLTLRGDSPVLIAAVVPGSQAAAAGLKEGDYIVSVNGQPCRWWRHAEVVAELKAAGEAGASLQVVSVLPSSRLPTLGDRRPALLGPRGLLSSQREHGCKTPASTWASPRPLLSWSRKAQQGKPGGCSQPRAPVKPALPSSSKCPGWL
- the RHPN1 gene encoding rhophilin-1 isoform X2, coding for MQYRVSFMVAGFIFRHDKVLRQKRSCLPTRAGSSPRIHQRPCLAADWQKWPDGRTRHRPGSPKGWVGVSVPEHRALSSTVGLKAWKEWVLERQASRPTPGSPPRGQPQGYDSLMQMQCGQLQSRRARIHQQIDKELQMRTGAENLYRATSNNRVRETVALELSYVNSNLQLLKEELEELSGGVDPGQHGSEAVTVPMIPLGLKETKELDWSTPLKELISVHFGEDGASYEAEIRELEALRQAMRTPSRNEAGLELLTAYYNQLCFLDARFLTPARSLGLFFHWYDSLTGVPAQQRALAFEKGSVLFNIGALHTQIGARQNRSCAEGAHRAVEAFQRAAGTFSLLRENFSHAPSPDMSPASLCALEQLMMAQAQECVFEGLSPPASMAPQDCLAQLRLAQEAAQVAAEYRLVHQTMAQPPVHDYMPVSWTALVHVKAEYFRSLAHYHVAMALCDGSPATEGELPTHEQVFLQPPTSCKPQGPVLPQELEERRQLGKAHLKRAILGQEEALRLHALCRVLREVDLLRAVVAQTLQRSLAKYAELDREDDFCETAEAPDIQPKTHQKPEARTPRLSPGKGPDIFHRLGPLSVFSAKNRWRLAGPVHLTRGESGFGLTLRGDSPVLIAAVVPGSQAAAAGLKEGDYIVSVNGQPCRWWRHAEVVAELKAAGEAGASLQVVSVLPSSRLPTLGDRRPALLGPRGLLSSQREHGCKTPASTWASPRPLLSWSRKAQQGKPGGCSQPRAPVKPALPSSSKCPGWL
- the RHPN1 gene encoding rhophilin-1 isoform X1 — its product is MQYRVSFMVAGFIFRHDKVLRQKRSCLPTRAGSSPRIHQRPCLAADWQKWPDGRTRHRPGSPKGWVGVSVPEHRALSSTVGLKAWKEWVLERQASRPTPGSPPRGQPQGYDSLMQMQCGQLQSRRARIHQQIDKELQMRTGAENLYRATSNNRVRETVALELSYVNSNLQLLKEELEELSGGVDPGQHGSEAVTVPMIPLGLKETKELDWSTPLKELISVHFGEDGASYEAEIRELEALRQAMRTPSRNEAGLELLTAYYNQLCFLDARFLTPARSLGLFFHWYDSLTGVPAQQRALAFEKGSVLFNIGALHTQIGARQNRSCAEGAHRAVEAFQRAAGTFSLLRENFSHAPSPDMSPASLCALEQLMMAQAQECVFEGLSPPASMAPQDCLAQLRLAQEAAQVAAEYRLVHQTMAQPPVHDYMPVSWTALVHVKAEYFRSLAHYHVAMALCDGSPTEGELPTHEQVFLQPPTSCKPQGPVLPQELEERRQLGKAHLKRAILGQEEALRLHALCRVLREVDLLRAVVAQTLQRSLAKYAELDREDDFCETAEAPDIQPKTHQKPEARTPRLSPGKGPDIFHRLGPLSVFSAKNRWRLAGPVHLTRGESGFGLTLRGDSPVLIAAVVPGSQAAAAGLKEGDYIVSVNGQPCRWWRHAEVVAELKAAGEAGASLQVVSVLPSSRLPTLVSPGGPGGVVPSLLSPPWPWALSLSLLQGDRRPALLGPRGLLSSQREHGCKTPASTWASPRPLLSWSRKAQQGKPGGCSQPRAPVKPALPSSSKCPGWL
- the RHPN1 gene encoding rhophilin-1 isoform X7, with the translated sequence MILEERPDGAGAGEESPRLQGYDSLMQMQCGQLQSRRARIHQQIDKELQMRTGAENLYRATSNNRVRETVALELSYVNSNLQLLKEELEELSGGVDPGQHGSEAVTVPMIPLGLKETKELDWSTPLKELISVHFGEDGASYEAEIRELEALRQGSVCEWDGPGRWGPAAPALQAMRTPSRNEAGLELLTAYYNQLCFLDARFLTPARSLGLFFHWYDSLTGVPAQQRALAFEKGSVLFNIGALHTQIGARQNRSCAEGAHRAVEAFQRAAGTFSLLRENFSHAPSPDMSPASLCALEQLMMAQAQECVFEGLSPPASMAPQDCLAQLRLAQEAAQVAAEYRLVHQTMAQPPVHDYMPVSWTALVHVKAEYFRSLAHYHVAMALCDGSPTEGELPTHEQVFLQPPTSCKPQGPVLPQELEERRQLGKAHLKRAILGQEEALRLHALCRVLREVDLLRAVVAQTLQRSLAKYAELDREDDFCETAEAPDIQPKTHQKPEARTPRLSPGKGPDIFHRLGPLSVFSAKNRWRLAGPVHLTRGESGFGLTLRGDSPVLIAAVVPGSQAAAAGLKEGDYIVSVNGQPCRWWRHAEVVAELKAAGEAGASLQVVSVLPSSRLPTLGDRRPALLGPRGLLSSQREHGCKTPASTWASPRPLLSWSRKAQQGKPGGCSQPRAPVKPALPSSSKCPGWL
- the RHPN1 gene encoding rhophilin-1 isoform X9 codes for the protein MILEERPDGAGAGEESPRLQGYDSLMQMQCGQLQSRRARIHQQIDKELQMRTGAENLYRATSNNRVRETVALELSYVNSNLQLLKEELEELSGGVDPGQHGSEAVTVPMIPLGLKETKELDWSTPLKELISVHFGEDGASYEAEIRELEALRQAMRTPSRNEAGLELLTAYYNQLCFLDARFLTPARSLGLFFHWYDSLTGVPAQQRALAFEKGSVLFNIGALHTQIGARQNRSCAEGAHRAVEAFQRAAGTFSLLRENFSHAPSPDMSPASLCALEQLMMAQAQECVFEGLSPPASMAPQDCLAQLRLAQEAAQVAAEYRLVHQTMAQPPVHDYMPVSWTALVHVKAEYFRSLAHYHVAMALCDGSPTEGELPTHEQVFLQPPTSCKPQGPVLPQELEERRQLGKAHLKRAILGQEEALRLHALCRVLREVDLLRAVVAQTLQRSLAKYAELDREDDFCETAEAPDIQPKTHQKPEARTPRLSPGKGPDIFHRLGPLSVFSAKNRWRLAGPVHLTRGESGFGLTLRGDSPVLIAAVVPGSQAAAAGLKEGDYIVSVNGQPCRWWRHAEVVAELKAAGEAGASLQVVSVLPSSRLPTLGDRRPALLGPRGLLSSQREHGCKTPASTWASPRPLLSWSRKAQQGKPGGCSQPRAPVKPALPSSSKCPGWL
- the RHPN1 gene encoding rhophilin-1 isoform X6 yields the protein MILEERPDGAGAGEESPRLQGYDSLMQMQCGQLQSRRARIHQQIDKELQMRTGAENLYRATSNNRVRETVALELSYVNSNLQLLKEELEELSGGVDPGQHGSEAVTVPMIPLGLKETKELDWSTPLKELISVHFGEDGASYEAEIRELEALRQGSVCEWDGPGRWGPAAPALQAMRTPSRNEAGLELLTAYYNQLCFLDARFLTPARSLGLFFHWYDSLTGVPAQQRALAFEKGSVLFNIGALHTQIGARQNRSCAEGAHRAVEAFQRAAGTFSLLRENFSHAPSPDMSPASLCALEQLMMAQAQECVFEGLSPPASMAPQDCLAQLRLAQEAAQVAAEYRLVHQTMAQPPVHDYMPVSWTALVHVKAEYFRSLAHYHVAMALCDGSPATEGELPTHEQVFLQPPTSCKPQGPVLPQELEERRQLGKAHLKRAILGQEEALRLHALCRVLREVDLLRAVVAQTLQRSLAKYAELDREDDFCETAEAPDIQPKTHQKPEARTPRLSPGKGPDIFHRLGPLSVFSAKNRWRLAGPVHLTRGESGFGLTLRGDSPVLIAAVVPGSQAAAAGLKEGDYIVSVNGQPCRWWRHAEVVAELKAAGEAGASLQVVSVLPSSRLPTLGDRRPALLGPRGLLSSQREHGCKTPASTWASPRPLLSWSRKAQQGKPGGCSQPRAPVKPALPSSSKCPGWL
- the RHPN1 gene encoding rhophilin-1 isoform X5, with the protein product MILEERPDGAGAGEESPRLQGYDSLMQMQCGQLQSRRARIHQQIDKELQMRTGAENLYRATSNNRVRETVALELSYVNSNLQLLKEELEELSGGVDPGQHGSEAVTVPMIPLGLKETKELDWSTPLKELISVHFGEDGASYEAEIRELEALRQAMRTPSRNEAGLELLTAYYNQLCFLDARFLTPARSLGLFFHWYDSLTGVPAQQRALAFEKGSVLFNIGALHTQIGARQNRSCAEGAHRAVEAFQRAAGTFSLLRENFSHAPSPDMSPASLCALEQLMMAQAQECVFEGLSPPASMAPQDCLAQLRLAQEAAQVAAEYRLVHQTMAQPPVHDYMPVSWTALVHVKAEYFRSLAHYHVAMALCDGSRECPPHLPMMLQKPPAQGSWPLCPPAATEGELPTHEQVFLQPPTSCKPQGPVLPQELEERRQLGKAHLKRAILGQEEALRLHALCRVLREVDLLRAVVAQTLQRSLAKYAELDREDDFCETAEAPDIQPKTHQKPEARTPRLSPGKGPDIFHRLGPLSVFSAKNRWRLAGPVHLTRGESGFGLTLRGDSPVLIAAVVPGSQAAAAGLKEGDYIVSVNGQPCRWWRHAEVVAELKAAGEAGASLQVVSVLPSSRLPTLGDRRPALLGPRGLLSSQREHGCKTPASTWASPRPLLSWSRKAQQGKPGGCSQPRAPVKPALPSSSKCPGWL
- the RHPN1 gene encoding rhophilin-1 isoform X4 — translated: MILEERPDGAGAGEESPRLQGYDSLMQMQCGQLQSRRARIHQQIDKELQMRTGAENLYRATSNNRVRETVALELSYVNSNLQLLKEELEELSGGVDPGQHGSEAVTVPMIPLGLKETKELDWSTPLKELISVHFGEDGASYEAEIRELEALRQAMRTPSRNEAGLELLTAYYNQLCFLDARFLTPARSLGLFFHWYDSLTGVPAQQRALAFEKGSVLFNIGALHTQIGARQNRSCAEGAHRAVEAFQRAAGTFSLLRENFSHAPSPDMSPASLCALEQLMMAQAQECVFEGLSPPASMAPQDCLAQLRLAQEAAQVAAEYRLVHQTMAQPPVHDYMPVSWTALVHVKAEYFRSLAHYHVAMALCDGSPTEGELPTHEQVFLQPPTSCKPQGPVLPQELEERRQLGKAHLKRAILGQEEALRLHALCRVLREVDLLRAVVAQTLQRSLAKYAELDREDDFCETAEAPDIQPKTHQKPEARTPRLSPGKGPDIFHRLGPLSVFSAKNRWRLAGPVHLTRGESGFGLTLRGDSPVLIAAVVPGSQAAAAGLKEGDYIVSVNGQPCRWWRHAEVVAELKAAGEAGASLQVVSVLPSSRLPTLVSPGGPGGVVPSLLSPPWPWALSLSLLQGDRRPALLGPRGLLSSQREHGCKTPASTWASPRPLLSWSRKAQQGKPGGCSQPRAPVKPALPSSSKCPGWL
- the RHPN1 gene encoding rhophilin-1 isoform X3 yields the protein MQYRVSFMVAGFIFRHDKVLRQKRSCLPTRAGSSPRIHQRPCLAADWQKWPDGRTRHRPGSPKGWVGVSVPEHRALSSTVGLKAWKEWVLERQASRPTPGSPPRGQPQGYDSLMQMQCGQLQSRRARIHQQIDKELQMRTGAENLYRATSNNRVRETVALELSYVNSNLQLLKEELEELSGGVDPGQHGSEAVTVPMIPLGLKETKELDWSTPLKELISVHFGEDGASYEAEIRELEALRQAMRTPSRNEAGLELLTAYYNQLCFLDARFLTPARSLGLFFHWYDSLTGVPAQQRALAFEKGSVLFNIGALHTQIGARQNRSCAEGAHRAVEAFQRAAGTFSLLRENFSHAPSPDMSPASLCALEQLMMAQAQECVFEGLSPPASMAPQDCLAQLRLAQEAAQVAAEYRLVHQTMAQPPVHDYMPVSWTALVHVKAEYFRSLAHYHVAMALCDGSPTEGELPTHEQVFLQPPTSCKPQGPVLPQELEERRQLGKAHLKRAILGQEEALRLHALCRVLREVDLLRAVVAQTLQRSLAKYAELDREDDFCETAEAPDIQPKTHQKPEARTPRLSPGKGPDIFHRLGPLSVFSAKNRWRLAGPVHLTRGESGFGLTLRGDSPVLIAAVVPGSQAAAAGLKEGDYIVSVNGQPCRWWRHAEVVAELKAAGEAGASLQVVSVLPSSRLPTLGDRRPALLGPRGLLSSQREHGCKTPASTWASPRPLLSWSRKAQQGKPGGCSQPRAPVKPALPSSSKCPGWL